The following nucleotide sequence is from Zea mays cultivar B73 chromosome 1, Zm-B73-REFERENCE-NAM-5.0, whole genome shotgun sequence.
atttatgttatcttttatatcctttacattttATCCTACGTCGTTATTTAATGAACTTATGAAGGTAAaaatccttcgtaaccttcgtccgaagatcattatatccttaaggaaataatgcttcgagggacgaaggattttgacgtttaacattttgtgttgccttgttcttaattcatagcatttgagaacaagcccccaacaagTAGCATAATATTCTTGTTGCGCAGCATGTTGCCTCAAGTATTCCTCCTGAACCCTTTGCCGCTCCTGATGTTGCCTAAGCTCTTCTCGTAGTCGCTCAACTTCTGCAGTATCCTGAGTAGAGCGacgggagctacgagcagcagacctcgacgaacctcccctttgaaccgtcacctggctcgagtcgatgacgttaTCGAACATCGAGTACCTTCAAACAAGTAACATCACAACAGATTCAAAATAAATGTATTGTACTTAAACCGATGAAACAAGATAAGGTATGTAGAGTCCATACCTTCCATGGGGTTTTCCACCACTCGCATACACAACCTGAGGATCAATAGGTGCGGTCCTCCAGTCATAGTCCGATCCATGCTGACTAGACATCGCCTCACCATATGTAGCCtgcatacaaaagaacaatgccATCTTACATACAAAATTTCATATGAACAAAATgtatcaagcatttcaaaacaCTCACCAGACGATCCGTTGCTACATGCACTTGTTTTGAGCTCATGTTTGACTTCTACCATGACAAATTGGTTTTCTACAGTCCCTTGATTGGGATCAAACCAATCACATTTGAAAAACACCACCTTAAGATTTTTGCTCCCAGCGAAGTTGTACTCGAGTATGTCATTAATAACTCCATAATAATTTATCTCTCTTCCACGATCATCGACTGCCCTGCATACAACTCCAGTATTTTTTGTCGCcgcaaatggatgagtacattcaaatttggtcgaacgaaaacgaaaccccttaatgtcgtaacgaccgtagcttctgacttttacgattgcataagacatctgaagcaagtcctcatctaaatttggaattttgtcacactgccaatcagatggtgaaattagatttCTAAAAAATATATATAAAGTAGAACAAGAGTGTTAGGTTATTTACATAAGCTCACAACCAATTAATGAAATTGGGCTTCCCATGTCTTCCTCGAAGCGCGTTTTCATACTGCCTCGAGGACAATTTCTCATTAAGTTGCGATTGGAATTCTCTGTTACAACAAGTAAACAAATGAGGTGCGGAACACGATTACTATATAGATacacaaatgacaaattaaatttcatCTTACTTGAAATATGGGGTCATCTCATCCATATTTTCATACATATAGAGCAAAGCGTCCAACTTTTCTTCGCGCTCAGGATGATATACGGGTGTTTTTGGGGCAAGAAGCATCTGTGGCAGTCAAAGTAACAGATCTTCCCTCCAAACTCTAGGCGGAAACAATCTGTATCCTTGCCACATATTGGGCATGTCAGAGTTCCATggcaactccatccagcaaataaactgtatgccatgaaatcatgaatggaccacaaatacgcaactcgaagtgTGAATCTCTCGTTTTTGTAGCAATCGTATGCTTCGACTCCTttccataactttttgagatgatCGATCAAGGGTTGCATCATCACATTAAACCCTTTACCAGGATGGTCTGGACCAGGAATAATTAGGGAAAGAAACATGTAATCATATTTCATGCATAgatgaggtggaaggttgtatggaataacaaatacaGGCCAACAAGAATATGATGTCGCGtttgtattgaaaggtgtgaatccatcTGTTGCCAACCCAATTCGAATGTTTCTCGCTTCACTAGCAAATTCTAGATCAAAGTCATCtagagccttccacgcatcactgtcAGACGGGTGCGTCATCACATGAGTGTCCACCCGTTCACGTTCTTTATGCCATCTCATGTGCCTAGCTGTGTTCCTCGAAAGAAACAAAAGCTTAACACGAGGcgcaagaggcatgtaacgaagttgcTTTTGGGCTACCGTTGATGTGACCATTTCGCCATCATCATTTTAACCTCTACATATCTCGACTTGCCACACTTTAGACACTTACTATCATTCTCATGATCCTTCCAGAACAGCATACAATTATCTGGACATACATCAATTTTCTGATAGTCCATACCTAGACCAGAGAGTAGTTTCCTACACTGATACACTTCTTTCGGCATCttgtgatttggtggaaacacttcgctgattaagttcaagagctcgttgtaacaattgttcgagaacatGAACTTGGActtgatagccataagtcgagtcacgaaagcgaggactgaaactgttgtgtgttcgtgcaaaggctcttctgcagccttaaggaggtcgaagaactttttaacctctggaggaggcggctcctcatgatttggtggaaacaccaaatcaggatcctcccttaaatcttcaagcatctcGTCCATTCTATCGTACTCCACGTCGTCAGTGTTGTTGGCTTCCGGCGAATTTTCACGGGGAAAGTCCTCGCCGTGATACACCCAGACTTCATAGTCAGGCATGTAGCCATATTTGCAAAGGTGTCCCGACAGAGTTCTCTTGTCTTGACATCTACAAATCCGACACATACTACATGGACAACGCACATCTGTGCTGGTTCTTGATATAGCAAAAGCACGAACAATAAAATCCTCTGTCTTTCTTGTCCAATCCACCGAGGGATCATTCAtacgccaaccttcatacatccatcgacggtccTCACCACCATATTTGATGCTAAAATAGTAAAACACATCATTCATAAATTTATTCCGGTACTAAACGCATATCGATCGTGTCACTACATCTATAGGAAAAGATAGTTCCTAAACCCACCCATGAGTGACCGATAGAGCAACGATTTATGACGAGCAACGAGTCAGAAcgaaatttcagcagcataaccccgttgttctcTATTTGCATGCCCATAAATGGTGTAATAGAGAACAACATGGTTATGTCACCGAAATCTCGTTCGGACCCGTCATCGTCATAAATCCATAGCTCTATCATCCACTAACAGGCTATCCAAAAAAGGGACAATTCCGGACTAATACAAGTCATATGTGTATCATGTGACTCTGCCCGATCCCGAATGGGCGACACATATACGACAATTTTGCAAAAATATTACTAACGCGCAACAAACAAGAGACTAACATAATTAAATTATATGCACCACCTAGCTTATTAAGTTAATTAACCCTATTAACATAACTTTCTACGGTTTAAAAACAgttaactctcggaagttagtatatTTAATATAAAAAAACTATAGTACAAACACTCGGAAGTTACCTGTAGCGATGCGGAGCTCGATGGCGAAGATGGTGCTGCGTGGAGGAGAGGCGGCGCTCGGCGCAGGGAGCGATGAGCCACGCGGGACGGGTAGCGGCCGGCGCAGGGAGCAGCGAGCCCCGCGCAGGGCGGTGTTGCCGCGGTGGCCGGCGGGACCGTGCGAGCGGCCGGCACGGCGAGGCGGGGCTGGCGGGGCGACACGGCGGGGCAGCGGCCTGCACGGCCGGTAGGGCGGGGCGGCAACAAGCGCCTGGCACGGCGGGGCAGGGCCGGCGGGGCAGGGCGGTGCAGGGCGGGGCAGGGCACGGCGGTGCAGGGCGGCGGGGCAGGGAGCGGTAGCGCGGGGCGGCCGCCGGGGAAGGGCGGGGCGGGCAGCGTCGGGCGGCCGCCGGGGAACGGCTGGCGGCAGCGCGGGGCGAGAGGAGCAGCGAGCAGCGTCAATGGCGAGAGGAGATGCGAGGCGCGGGTTGGGAAAGAAACCGACGGCGCCGTTACTTTACAAAATTAACTTCCGAGAGCTTCGGGTCAGCCCGTCGGAAGTTAACAGGGCGGGGCCCGGTCCGCAGCCGTAAGAAACCCTACGCCCGGTCCGCACTCTAACTTCCGAGAGCCCCAAGTTAAGCCCGTCGAAAGTTAAAAGCCTTCCGAGAGCCCGTCGGAAGTTTAATAAACTTCCGAGAGGCTACAGTTAAAACCGTCGGAAGTTGAAttacttccgagaggcaactagTGCCAGTAAGTTATTAACTTCCTACGGTTCTCGATagaaaccgtaggaagttatgaaGCCGTAGGAAGTTCAAAGTTTTGGTGTAGTGTTTGTAGAGCAGGAGTACTGGAGTAGTTGGAAAAATCATCCTACTTTTGCCTATCACCTAAATTTTATTTATTTTGGCCTTTAAAACATGTAACAATTTAAAGATCTTGAAACAATTATTGTGACTCACAGGCAATTTGTACAAGAACCACAGACATGACATAAATGAACCATAGATTGCTAGCTTTATGGAATCAAGCAATCGATCACACTACACCGGGTGCTGTCATTGATGCTTCCTCTTGGCGTCCCTTCTCCAGCACCTTCTGTTGATGATTCTTCTCTTCTTGTCCATTTTGCACTTCACCGACCGTATTATCACCAGATTCCACAGTCTGATGAACCTCCAAGGTTTTACCCCATAACACGCTATAAAGGCCACAGACCAAGAGGATTCCACCCACAATGCTGCCAACGAGTGAATTCACTGTTCAGTAAACCTCATCACCCAAGTCAGCTACATTATGCTATCGCAAAGTCCACTACATACTTACCTGCCGAGGTGAACATTCTCGCCGAGGAAGAAGGAGGAACAGAATATGGTTAGCACAAAGCAGAGTGGGTTCCAGACAGCAAGGAAGACAGGTCCTTTTATCTGCACACACCAAGCTTGCAGGTAGTAGGATACGCCAGTTACGAGAAACCCCTATTAATCAGAGCCATAAGTTGGATCAAGCAAGGCAGCAAGCGATGCAAGTGGTTCCTTGGCATGGAATTAAACTAAACGAAGTGAGGATGCATTATATATATTACGGTGTAAGCAACAGCGATCAAGCTGACGTCAAGCTTGAGCGCCCATTTCGAGAAGTCCCTCTCGGCCACCGCTGCGACGACGAACGACTGCGCGGTGCTGAACAAGCACTGGGAGGTCGTGACGAGGAGCTTGTTGGGGTATTCCTTTAGCAGCGCGCCCTGCAGAACCGTCCACAGGGACCATGTGACGTTGGACAGAAGCATCAGGAACGTGCCTGTAACCCATGTCCCCCCACGGGTTGGAGCTTTGAAGCCATGGGCGCCGCCAGAGGCACGGTGATGGCGGTTGACTGGGCTGAGCGACGGCCCCGTGTACAGGGCGATGACCAACGCTCCGGCCAGGCACAGTGCTACGCCGGTGACCTTGGCTATGCCAGAGACGCTCCTTAACTTCACCACCTCCATCCTGCCATGCACATGCACGTCGTCGTCGTCAGAAATCAAGATTATTGATTCGTATAAAAAGACAGAAATAATAAATAACGGTGGAGCGAGATTGGTACGTACGTACCTCAGTAGCAGTGCCAGGCAGAAGGTGATAACGGGAGTAGAGTTTCCTGTTGCCGACGCCACGGTTGCTGACGTGAGCGTCACACTTGCATTGCACAGATTCATGCCTAACGTGTTCCTGGAAGACACATACATACACGCACAGCACAGGATCGATCGATGTAACAACTAGCTAGCAACAGAATCTGCCGCGCGATGCAACATACATCAGCGCATGAAATTGAAGTCAGCATCATGCATGCGTACCAGATTAGGGCAAGCAAGAACAACTTCAGGATCAACCCAGAGGACATGGATCGCACATTTTTCCTGGCCGCGCCGGATGATTGGGAGGAACGAATTCGGTAATATATAATAAGCACTAGTTATAAAAAAGATATCTATGTCAGAAGCTAGCTTGCTAGCTGGAGACTTAATTGCGAGTTTTTACATACCTTTCTAGAACAAGTGCGATGGGCAGGAGGAGAAGCGATGCAGCAGCCTGGCGGTAgaagacgaagacgaagctgttcATTCCCTGGTTGAAGGCAGCCTTTGAGACCACGTACATGCCGGTGTAGATTGCTACTGTAGTAATAGCCAGCATGTATGGTTTCTTTGCGTCCATCCTCGTTAGATGATCTTCTTCAGTCTAATTAATTGTTACCAACCCATAATATATGGACAGACGGGTTTGTGTTGCTAGATCCTAGCTAGCTAGAGAATCGAGCGCCCTTTGGATGCAGatgcctgcccggaagttggtacACCCTCTAAGTAGCAACGACCGGCAGGCTGACGAGGTGTATATGTAACTGAAGAAGATGAGCAATCACTCGATCGTACGTGCAGTCTATTATTATATCCGCCACAGGAAAATTCGCTTTTACCTTATCTAAAAAAGCTATTATTTTAGATTTAATTGAATCTATATACAATGAACATTAATATACCATGCAGATAGATACATATTAAGATAAATTTAATGTAATATGTAATCATACATGTCTTATATGTAAGCGTGCAAATGAGCATTCTAGTCTATTAGGGCTAATTTGGGAACCTCAATTTaccaagggatttctattttctcatgggaaaataaactaatttcccttgaAAAAATAGAAATCCTATGGGAAATTAgggttctcaaactagcccttagatcATGATTTAATCGTATATATGTAATGCCTCATTGCACAGCAGCCCATTTAATTATTTATATGTTATATGTTTGTACGCTACTTTTGCATTAGCATGGTGGTGGATATGATTTTATCCTTTTTACAATCAATGGAGTATATACTTTTTATGAGACAATATAAAGATTGATAGAGATATATATCAGTGATATAGCCTTAATGTGAACGAAATTTTGTGCAGCTGGTCGCGAGTAGATGCTTCCTTGTAACCTTCCATTATTGAGGAAAGCAAAAGGCGGATTGTATAGTGGAGTCTCAATCATTAAAGAAGCTCCATGTTTTCTGTCTCGGCATTTTAGTGTGCCAGTGCGAGATCTTATGATCTGCTGCCTGCGTGAGTCACACCTACTTTGCTCTGTATTGGCTATTAGACAATGCATTTGAACAAGTGGGATATATAGtggatgcattaaaaatgtgtgtTCGTGTCCATCTACATCATATCACTACTGGAGCCGCGTTCGTTGCCGAGTGATCAGTAGTTTGCCGTGTGTCAAAacatgggcactcggcaaagatctgcTTTCCTGAGTGTCGCTCTCGGTACACAACAACAATCGGCCAACAccatctttgccgagagccatacACTCGGAATAAaaaggcactcggtaaagaattcGTTGCCGAGTGTTTAACTCTCCGTAATATATAACACTCGACAAAGCGCCGTCAGAAGCCGATGGCCGTTAACTATGCGGAACGTCCACATGACATACTCAGCAAAGGTATGACTTTGCCGAATGTCACTTTCAAACACTCAGCAAAAAATGATTGTGCCAAGTGtcttttgacactcgacaaagtatattacttttctttctttctttttttccctCTAACTTTTTTGTACTGTGTTCGTACAATCTTTGGACCTACATGTTCAATTTTTGACATATTtctcaaagtgtttgctatattTATTAGATTTAGTATATTTAATTGAATATCTTTAGATAATTCAATTTTGAATCACTCGAATAATGAAAAAAGAATGAATGCAAATTTAATATTCATGTTATTGAGCACATGTTGCGGCCTTATTCAGGAACAGACTAGAAATTTCGAATATCATATTCATGAAACATGACCACAAACTTGTGAtccagttgttttaaaattgCAGAAAACATAAACGAAGTCACAAAATCATGAAACTTAGCGAGATgttatgatatcatatatagagactgtgataaaaatttgacatTGTTTCGTGAAAGTTGTCATGTATGATGTGTATAAACCTAGGAATCTACGTTGAGGTTTCATGATTTTATGTGAACGTCGACTAGTTTTGTACATATAGTATGTGTTAACTTTTATGAAACGTTGACAATTTTTTTATCATAgtttctacatatgatatcatgaaatCTCgttaagtttcatgattttctggctTCATTTGTGTTTAATACAATTTTAAATCAACTAGATCACAAGTTCACTGCCATGTTTCGTGAACTTGATGTTCGAAATTACTGGTATATTCCTGAATAAGACTAcaacttgtgcttaataacataaataTCAAATTTGCATTCATTCTTTTCCATTATTTGAGTGGCTTGCCGTTCAAGTTTGAATTATCCGAAAAAATTCAATTAAATGTACCAAATCTAATAGATATAGCAAACATTTTGAGAAATGTGCCAAAATTGAACATTCAGTTCCAGGTACTTTAAGAACATAGCAGAAAAAGTTTGGGAGGAAAAacaaataaactttgccgagtgtccaaaggGGACACTCGGTAAACATGTCCTTTCTCGAGCACCTTTGtagctgaaagtcacctagagagggggtgaataggaaaaacctgaaatttataaacttaaacacacactaaggtcgggggttagcgttagaattaaattcaagtccaaaagagtatctctcttgctaggagttgctcaaggattgcagatgacgtatgggagccaactcaaattcacactagcaaggaAACATTAGAGAGGGGAAAATAAATCAAATAAGAATCAAGgcaagtgaacacgatgatttgttttaccgaggtttggtttcaaagaacctagtccctgttgaggaggtcacaaagaccgggtctatttcaaccctttccctctctcaaacggtcacttagaccgagtgagccttttccttaatctttcgggtcacttagaccccgcaaggaccaccacatacttaggtgtctcttgcttcgattacaagtcacttgagaaatagaagggaaaagaaaaaggccaaaccaagcgacaagagcaacaaagaacacaagtaatcctctcacaagccctaatgcactagagttgattttggagttttgagtggattgattgctttgattatgtcttggagtgttgggcttttgctcttgcaacGAATGAAGAattcagaatgcttggatgggAGTGAATGAGTTGGTtggtgggtatttatagcctcccaaccacttctagccattggctgatttctgctagcgatgggcgcaccggacagtctggtgcgccaccggacagccactgtgcactgtccggtgcgcgccacgtcagcgcaaccattagggttcggagctggtcgaccattggagcctttgtcgtcttgctgcaccggacagtccggtgccctctgacttatgCACTTCTGACTCTAACATGTACTGTTCACCGcggcagatgaccgttggcgcgcagggagccattgctccgctggctcaccggacagtccggtgaattatagcggagcgcgcctccattttcccgagagtggctggttcagagGTTccttggctggcgcaccggacagtgttcggtgcaccatttTCTAGCACGCTTAAGTCCATTTGCTCCAACAAAATTGTGTcactaacttgatttctttcttggtttgtgttgaaccttatgcacttttcatacatgaattctagataaACTAGTTAGCCCACGTGTTTGCGttggtcatcaaccaccaaaattgattatagaaaatgtttaaccctatttccctttcaatctcaccctttttggtgattgatgccaacacaaaccaaagcaaatatggagttCAGGAATTTAACTAGTTTGTAATTGAAATAGATGTGCACAGGttacttggaatgaaaccaatgaaAGATTTTAGACATATGAATAAGAGTGAATGGTTTGGCTTTcttttatttgacattttggaccacatttgcaccacaagtattgtttttgcaaatcttttggaaatctactcaacttttgcaaatagtcaaaagtaTAAGAATGTGATTTCAAGACgcatttttaggatttgaaattcctccccctatttcaaatgcttttcctttgacaacataaaagctccccctaaatgaaattctccccttagcttttcaagagggttttgaaatagataccaatttgaaatctaCACCAATTTAAAAATTCATTTCgaaaattttgaaatggtggtgcggtccttttgctttgggcttaatattttctccccctttggcattaagcgccaaaaatggagaacttgagagcccttttgcATTTTGCTCCCCCTTTGGGGGCCTAATACCttctcccaaatggtaatataaatgcgagtgaagggtcataccattGAGAGTGACATGAGTAACGGTAGAGGGCgagtgataccgtcagagttgtagTGGAAGCTTAGTCGTTGTCGAATACTCCTTTTCCCTTtaaatctaagactaatcatagagatatacttggaaacacattagtcttagccttggcacaagaataataagaaatatgcatttgtgctaatgaaagagatatgatcaaaggtatgtacttgagctatgtgtgcaatgtttcaatcaaaattcctagaatcaagtatgtttagctcattcctaagtttgctaaaggttttctcatctaatgactttgtaaagatattggctaattggttGTGAGTATTCACATAAgctacttcgatatcccccttttgttggtgatctctcagaaagtgataacggatgtctatgtgcttagtgcggctgtgttcaacgggattatccgccatgcggattgcactctcattatcacataggagagggactttgctcaatttgtagccatagtccctaagagtttgcctcatccaaagtaactgtgcacaacaatggcctgcggcaatgtactcagcttcgacggtggaaagagctactgaattttgtttctttgaagcccatgacacctgggatcttcctagaaactgacaagtccctgatgtgctctttctatctattttacatccggcataatcggcatcggaatacccaattagatcaaaggtagatcccttggggtaccaaagcccaaacttaggagtgtaaactaaatatcacatgattcttttcacggccctaaggtgaacttccttaggatttgcctggaaccttgcacacatgcatacagaaagcataatatccggtcgagatgcacataagtagagtaaagatcctatcatcgatgggtataccttttgatctacggatttatctcctgtgtcgaggttgagatgcccattagttcccatgggtgtcttgatgggtttgccactcTTTATTCCAATcttcttgagtatgtcttgaatgtactttgtttggttgatgaaggtgccctcttggagttgcttgatttgaaatcctaggaaatacttcaactcccccatcatagacatctcgaatttttgtatcatgatcctactaaacacttcacaagttgacttgttagtagacccaaatataatatcatcaacataaatttggcatacaaacaagtcttttgcaatagttttagtaaagagagtagcatcactttaccgactttgaagccattagtgataagaaaatctctcaggcattcataccatgctcttgggcttgcttgagcccataaagtgcctttgagagtttgtaaacatggttagggtactcactatcttcaaagccaggaggttgctcaacatagacctcttccttgatagggccattgaggaaggcactcttcatgtccatttgataaagcttgaagccatggtaagtagcctaggcaagtaatatgtgaattgattcaagcctagctacgagtgcataggtttcatcgaaatccaaaccttcgacttgtaaataacctttggccacaagtcgggttttattccttatcaccacaccatgctcatctcgcttgttgcggaatacccatttggtacctacaacattttgattaggacatggaactaaatgacatacctcattccttgtgaagttgttgagctcctcttgcatagccaccacccaatccggatctcttagtgcatcatctatcttgtatggctcaattgaagacacaaaagagtaatgttcacaaaaatgagcaactcgagatctagtagttacccccttgtgaatgtcaccaagaatggagttgacggggtgatctctttggattgcttgatggactcttgggtgtggcggtctttgatcccttatttcttgatcatcttccttgtcttgatcatcttcatctcccccttgatccatgtcctcctcttgaggtggctcatcctcttgatcttcttctttatcatcttaagcctgatcctcatcttgagttggtggagatgcttgcctagaagatgatggttgatcttgtgcttgtgtgggctcttcagattcttttggacacacatctccaatggacatgttccttagtgcaacgcacggagcctcttcatcatctagctcatcaagatcaacttgctccacttgggagccattagtctcatcaaacacaatgtcacaagaaacttcaactaatccagtggacttgttgaagactctatatgcccttgtgtttgagtcattacctagtaaaaatccttctactactttaggagcaaatttagaacttctacctctcttaataagaataaagcatttgctcccaaagactctaaaatatgaaacattgggctttttaccagtgagtagttcatatgatgtcttcttgaggattcagtgaagatataaccggttgatggagtagcaggcggtgttaatcgcctcagcccaaaactggtctggtgtcttgtattcatcaagcatggttcttg
It contains:
- the LOC103639037 gene encoding WAT1-related protein At5g64700 isoform X2, with translation MDAKKPYMLAITTVAIYTGMYVVSKAAFNQGMNSFVFVFYRQAAASLLLLPIALVLERKNVRSMSSGLILKLFLLALIWNTLGMNLCNASVTLTSATVASATGNSTPVITFCLALLLRMEVVKLRSVSGIAKVTGVALCLAGALVIALYTGPSLSPVNRHHRASGGAHGFKAPTRGGTWVTGTFLMLLSNVTWSLWTVLQGALLKEYPNKLLVTTSQCLFSTAQSFVVAAVAERDFSKWALKLDVSLIAVAYTIKGPVFLAVWNPLCFVLTIFCSSFFLGENVHLGSIVGGILLVCGLYSVLWGKTLEVHQTVESGDNTVGEVQNGQEEKNHQQKVLEKGRQEEASMTAPGVV
- the LOC103639037 gene encoding WAT1-related protein At5g64700 isoform X1 — its product is MDAKKPYMLAITTVAIYTGMYVVSKAAFNQGMNSFVFVFYRQAAASLLLLPIALVLERKNVRSMSSGLILKLFLLALIWNTLGMNLCNASVTLTSATVASATGNSTPVITFCLALLLRMEVVKLRSVSGIAKVTGVALCLAGALVIALYTGPSLSPVNRHHRASGGAHGFKAPTRGGTWVTGTFLMLLSNVTWSLWTVLQGALLKEYPNKLLVTTSQCLFSTAQSFVVAAVAERDFSKWALKLDVSLIAVAYTGFLVTGVSYYLQAWCVQIKGPVFLAVWNPLCFVLTIFCSSFFLGENVHLGSIVGGILLVCGLYSVLWGKTLEVHQTVESGDNTVGEVQNGQEEKNHQQKVLEKGRQEEASMTAPGVV
- the LOC103639037 gene encoding WAT1-related protein At5g64700 isoform X3, coding for MSSGLILKLFLLALIWNTLGMNLCNASVTLTSATVASATGNSTPVITFCLALLLRMEVVKLRSVSGIAKVTGVALCLAGALVIALYTGPSLSPVNRHHRASGGAHGFKAPTRGGTWVTGTFLMLLSNVTWSLWTVLQGALLKEYPNKLLVTTSQCLFSTAQSFVVAAVAERDFSKWALKLDVSLIAVAYTGFLVTGVSYYLQAWCVQIKGPVFLAVWNPLCFVLTIFCSSFFLGENVHLGSIVGGILLVCGLYSVLWGKTLEVHQTVESGDNTVGEVQNGQEEKNHQQKVLEKGRQEEASMTAPGVV